Proteins encoded together in one Lathyrus oleraceus cultivar Zhongwan6 chromosome 5, CAAS_Psat_ZW6_1.0, whole genome shotgun sequence window:
- the LOC127087691 gene encoding 12-oxophytodienoate reductase 1: MMKGKEVIPLLTPYNMGKFNLSHRIVLAPLTRTRSYNFVAQPHAALYYSQRTTNGGFLIGEASGISDTAQGYPNTPGIWTREQIEAWKPIVEAVHRKGGIFFCQLWHAGRVSNYGYQPGGQPPISSTDKALQKEGSSSEYPPPRRLAIDEILDVVNDFKMAAKNAIEAGFDGVEIHGANGYLLDQFLKDKVNDREDAYGGSLENRCRFPLEVVKAVADEIGAEKVGVRLSPFADYCGCGDSNPQALGIYMAESLSELGILYCHVIEPRMQTMFDKDDSNVSLMPMRKAFDGTFIVAGGYDRSDGNKVLENDGADLVAYGRLFLANPDLPRRFELDADFNKADKSTFYTSDPVVGYTDYPFLENAS, translated from the exons ATGATGAAAGGAAAAGAAGTGATACCCCTTCTCACCCCATACAACATGGGAAAATTTAATCTATCCCACAG GATAGTTTTGGCACCATTAACAAGAACAAGGTCCTACAACTTTGTGGCTCAACCACATGCTGCTCTCTATTACTCTCAAAGAACAACAAACGGTGGCTTCTTGATTGGGGAAGCCTCAGGGATCTCAGACACAGCACAAGG GTACCCAAATACACCTGGTATTTGGACAAGAGAGCAAATAGAAGCCTGGAAACCAATTGTTGAAGCTGTTCATAGAAAAGGAGGCATTTTCTTTTGTCAACTTTGGCATGCTGGAAGAGTATCCAACTATGGTTACCAACCAGGTGGACAACCTCCAATCTCGAGCACAGACAAAGCACTACAAAAGGAAGGCAGCAGCTCTGAGTACCCGCCGCCTCGACGTCTCGCAATCGATGAAATCTTGGATGTTGTTAATGACTTCAAAATGGCAGCCAAAAATGCCATAGAAGCCGGTTTTGATGGAGTGGAGATACATGGAGCTAATGGATACTTGCTTGATCAATTCCTAAAAGACAAAGTAAACGATAGAGAGGACGCGTACGGAGGAAGCTTAGAAAATCGGTGTCGCTTCCCGCTAGAGGTTGTTAAAGCGGTTGCTGATGAGATCGGAGCTGAAAAAGTCGGTGTTCGGCTCTCTCCTTTTGCTGACTATTGTGGTTGTGGAGACTCTAACCCTCAAGCTTTGGGAATTTATATGGCTGAATCATTGAGTGAATTAGGAATTCTTTACTGTCATGTGATTGAGCCTAGGATGCAAACCATGTTTGATAAAGATGACAGTAATGTGTCTTTGATGCCGATGCGAAAGGCTTTCGATGGAACGTTTATCGTTGCTGGTGGATATGATAGGAGTGATGGAAACAAAGTGTTGGAGAATGATGGTGCAGATTTGGTAGCTTATGGCCGATTGTTTTTGGCAAATCCAGATTTGCCTAGAAGATTTGAGTTGGATGCTGATTTCAATAAGGCTGATAAGAGCACTTTTTACACCAGTGATCCTGTTGTTGGATATACAGATTATCCATTTCTTGAAAATGCCAGCTGA